In the genome of Candidatus Hydrogenedentota bacterium, one region contains:
- the fliR gene encoding flagellar biosynthetic protein FliR, protein MIVYEVEIVKLFILVMARVSGLIVSAPVLGSANFPAMGKIGLVGLTAALIAPTLAPLHMAIPDDPLAFALVGAGEFLIGLLMGFVMTIVFGSIQVAGQIMDMQTGFGMMNVFNPALETQFPIFGFFLFIVAVLVLLATNGHHLMLRALASTYDQIPLGGFVLRPKLIWEVSQWGRAMFYDGLMIAAPVGAAMLVAYVVMGLVGRVVPQIQLFVVGFPVTIALSLVVVAVSLELYIGFLDGMYGEMFSNVSTVIQGMRP, encoded by the coding sequence TTGATTGTTTATGAGGTGGAGATCGTCAAGCTGTTCATCCTGGTGATGGCGCGGGTGAGCGGATTGATTGTGTCGGCGCCGGTGCTCGGTTCGGCGAATTTCCCGGCGATGGGAAAGATCGGTCTTGTCGGGCTCACGGCGGCGCTTATCGCCCCGACGTTGGCGCCGCTGCACATGGCCATCCCGGACGATCCGCTGGCGTTCGCGCTGGTTGGGGCGGGCGAGTTCCTGATAGGGCTGTTGATGGGATTCGTGATGACGATTGTGTTCGGTTCGATCCAAGTGGCCGGACAAATCATGGATATGCAGACGGGATTCGGCATGATGAACGTGTTCAATCCCGCGCTCGAAACGCAGTTTCCGATCTTCGGTTTCTTTCTGTTCATCGTGGCGGTGCTGGTGTTGCTCGCGACGAACGGGCATCACCTGATGTTGCGCGCGCTGGCCTCGACCTACGATCAAATCCCGCTGGGCGGTTTCGTGCTGCGTCCGAAACTGATATGGGAAGTGAGCCAATGGGGCCGCGCGATGTTTTACGACGGCCTGATGATCGCGGCGCCGGTGGGCGCGGCGATGTTGGTGGCCTATGTCGTGATGGGACTGGTCGGCCGCGTGGTGCCGCAGATCCAGTTGTTCGTGGTGGGATTTCCCGTGACGATCGCGCTGAGCCTTGTGGTCGTCGCGGTTTCGCTGGAACTGTACATCGGTTTTCTGGACGGAATGTACGGCGAGATGTTCAGCAATGTTTCTACGGTAATTCAAGGCATGAGGCCCTAG
- the fliQ gene encoding flagellar biosynthesis protein FliQ — MTLDDIFFLSRDAMVVTLLASAPMLLSGMLVGLIISVFQSVTQIQEITLTFVPKIVAVMVAFVVFLPWMVSVLLDFVEPLFGGFDKLVQ, encoded by the coding sequence ATGACTCTTGACGACATCTTCTTTTTGAGTCGCGATGCCATGGTGGTGACTTTGCTGGCATCGGCTCCGATGCTGCTGTCGGGGATGCTGGTCGGGTTGATCATCAGCGTGTTCCAGTCGGTGACGCAAATCCAGGAAATCACCTTGACGTTCGTGCCGAAGATCGTGGCGGTCATGGTGGCTTTCGTCGTGTTTCTTCCCTGGATGGTTTCGGTGTTGTTGGATTTTGTCGAGCCGTTGTTCGGCGGATTCGACAAGCTGGTTCAGTAA
- a CDS encoding hemolysin family protein, which produces MGWIELLIILAMLALNSLFAAYELALASVSVGRLKLLAERKRAGAAAALAMKDRMEASLAVVQIGITVVGAIAAATGGSGAEEGISPHIEAALGLSAGISDALAIAMVVVPLSAATIIFGELVPKTVGLRNNEWVCLKLSPIMRVFGMMVYPAMAFCEWATKALVGVFERKMPHETASRHELGLAELRAQAHMLRTERVIGSEQERIILGASKLTQTRIADILVHAQDIALLDADAPLEEHFVKVHLEGYTRFPVTERPGDPQSIIGYVNLKEIVFLAKAHPEAPTLRSILRPLIAVAPEASIGYAFSRMMSEHVHLAVVRDSKGTVRGIVTLEDILEEIVGDIQDEFDRLPRHVVPSGSSWVVGGGVKMERLREVFADPTLGEDTPPDTQFADWIASSVHVPLRGGDALAVASLKILVRKTRRQKIFEALVTPETDGRAGL; this is translated from the coding sequence ATGGGCTGGATCGAATTATTGATCATACTCGCGATGCTGGCGCTGAACAGTTTGTTTGCCGCCTACGAACTGGCGCTGGCATCGGTAAGCGTGGGACGCCTGAAACTGCTGGCCGAGCGCAAGCGCGCCGGGGCGGCCGCGGCGCTGGCCATGAAAGACCGCATGGAGGCGAGTCTCGCGGTCGTTCAAATCGGCATCACCGTTGTGGGGGCGATTGCCGCGGCCACGGGCGGGTCCGGCGCGGAAGAGGGCATCTCGCCGCATATCGAAGCGGCGCTGGGTCTTTCGGCGGGGATCTCGGACGCCCTTGCCATCGCGATGGTGGTCGTGCCGCTTTCCGCGGCGACCATCATCTTCGGCGAACTGGTTCCGAAAACGGTCGGACTGCGCAACAACGAATGGGTATGCCTGAAACTCAGCCCGATCATGCGGGTGTTCGGAATGATGGTGTATCCGGCCATGGCCTTCTGCGAATGGGCCACGAAAGCGCTGGTGGGCGTTTTCGAGCGCAAAATGCCGCATGAAACGGCGTCACGGCACGAACTCGGTCTTGCGGAACTGCGGGCGCAGGCGCATATGCTGCGCACCGAGCGCGTCATCGGCTCGGAACAGGAACGCATTATTCTGGGCGCGAGCAAACTGACTCAGACGCGTATCGCCGACATCCTCGTCCATGCGCAGGATATCGCCCTACTCGACGCCGACGCGCCTCTCGAAGAACACTTCGTCAAGGTCCATCTCGAGGGCTATACGCGATTTCCCGTCACGGAACGGCCCGGCGATCCGCAGTCCATCATCGGTTATGTCAATCTCAAGGAAATCGTCTTTCTGGCCAAGGCCCATCCGGAAGCGCCGACGCTGCGGAGCATTCTGCGTCCCCTGATTGCCGTCGCCCCGGAAGCCTCCATCGGATATGCCTTCAGCCGGATGATGTCCGAGCATGTTCACTTGGCCGTGGTGCGGGATTCGAAGGGCACTGTGCGTGGAATCGTCACGCTCGAAGACATCCTGGAAGAAATCGTCGGGGATATTCAGGACGAATTCGATCGCTTGCCGCGCCATGTCGTGCCATCGGGCAGTTCTTGGGTCGTGGGCGGCGGCGTGAAGATGGAACGGCTTCGGGAGGTCTTTGCGGACCCGACCCTCGGCGAAGACACGCCGCCGGACACGCAATTTGCCGACTGGATCGCTTCCAGCGTACACGTCCCGCTGCGCGGCGGCGACGCACTGGCCGTCGCGTCCCTCAAAATCCTGGTGCGCAAAACACGGCGCCAGAAGATTTTCGAGGCGCTTGTCACGCCCGAAACAGACGGCCGC